One segment of Rhodanobacter thiooxydans DNA contains the following:
- the mlaD gene encoding outer membrane lipid asymmetry maintenance protein MlaD produces MSQPRSSYAVGTGLFIVLGFAALAYLATQTSSVANVRQGDSYAVEAQFTNIGQLKERAPVKIAGVRVGQVQAITLQPGHDVADVKLSIDKNYDHIPQDSVATIFTSGLLGDQYVGIEYGSAKQFVAAGGTLARTKSTQPLEEMLGKFFGAGGVVDNVGGSYTVKASFTNVGTLSAGAPVKMAGVVIGSVQSVHADPVKLNAQVVLSIDKRYDAIPDDSAAAVFTSGLIGSQYVAIQPGGSPEVLKNGDEMILTQSAMQLEDLIGKFLVNGSPSDKKDAGNGSK; encoded by the coding sequence GTGAGCCAACCGAGAAGTTCCTATGCCGTCGGCACCGGCCTGTTCATCGTGCTCGGCTTCGCTGCGCTGGCCTATCTGGCGACGCAGACCAGTTCGGTGGCCAACGTGCGCCAGGGCGACAGCTACGCCGTCGAGGCGCAGTTCACCAACATCGGCCAGCTGAAGGAGCGCGCACCGGTGAAGATCGCCGGCGTGCGGGTCGGCCAGGTGCAGGCGATCACGCTGCAGCCGGGCCACGACGTAGCGGACGTGAAGCTGTCGATCGACAAGAACTACGACCACATCCCGCAGGATTCGGTGGCGACGATCTTCACCAGTGGCCTGCTCGGCGACCAGTACGTGGGCATTGAGTACGGCAGCGCGAAGCAGTTCGTGGCCGCCGGCGGCACGCTGGCACGGACCAAGTCCACCCAGCCGCTGGAGGAGATGCTGGGCAAGTTCTTCGGTGCCGGCGGCGTGGTCGACAATGTCGGCGGCAGCTACACGGTGAAGGCGAGCTTCACCAATGTCGGCACGCTCTCGGCCGGTGCGCCGGTGAAGATGGCCGGCGTGGTCATCGGCAGCGTGCAGTCGGTGCACGCCGATCCGGTCAAGTTGAACGCCCAGGTGGTGCTGTCGATCGACAAGCGCTACGACGCGATTCCCGACGATTCGGCCGCGGCGGTGTTCACCAGCGGTTTGATCGGCAGCCAGTATGTTGCGATCCAGCCGGGTGGTTCGCCCGAAGTGCTCAAGAACGGCGACGAGATGATCCTGACCCAGTCCGCGATGCAGCTGGAGGATCTGATCGGCAAGTTCCTGGTCAACGGTTCGCCCAGTGACAAGAAAGATGCCGGCAACGGCAGCAAATAG
- a CDS encoding MlaC/ttg2D family ABC transporter substrate-binding protein, which produces MLRRLALATAIAFGTIAAAPAFAQATAPAAAPAAAQQAPVEIVQAIADQLATAIEGHRDELKKNQEKLISVIDEVFLPHFDIDYASILVLGQHARETSPAQRERFARAFYNSITHRYAEGLLNYTRGRVKVLPFKGDLNDKRTVVRTQVVLDDGKLVSIDYAFRKGRGGDWKAYDVIIEGISYVTNYRNQVDAEIRKVGIDQLITNLETQGSKALDTMAKDNKDKS; this is translated from the coding sequence ATGTTGCGCAGACTGGCTCTTGCCACCGCCATCGCATTCGGCACCATCGCCGCCGCTCCGGCGTTCGCCCAGGCGACCGCCCCGGCCGCTGCCCCGGCGGCGGCACAGCAGGCCCCGGTCGAGATCGTGCAGGCCATCGCCGACCAGCTGGCCACGGCGATCGAGGGGCATCGCGACGAGCTGAAGAAGAACCAGGAAAAGCTGATCAGCGTCATCGACGAGGTGTTCCTGCCGCACTTCGACATCGACTACGCCTCGATCCTGGTGCTCGGCCAGCATGCCCGCGAGACTTCGCCGGCGCAGCGCGAGCGCTTCGCCCGGGCGTTCTACAACTCGATCACGCATCGTTACGCCGAGGGCCTGCTCAACTACACCCGCGGCCGCGTGAAGGTGTTGCCGTTCAAGGGCGACCTCAACGACAAACGCACCGTGGTGCGCACCCAGGTGGTGCTGGACGACGGCAAGCTGGTGTCGATCGACTATGCGTTCCGCAAGGGCCGCGGCGGCGACTGGAAGGCTTACGACGTGATCATCGAGGGCATTTCCTACGTCACCAATTACCGCAACCAGGTGGACGCGGAGATTCGCAAGGTCGGCATCGACCAGTTGATCACCAACCTCGAGACCCAGGGCTCCAAGGCGCTGGACACGATGGCCAAGGACAACAAGGACAAGTCGTGA
- a CDS encoding STAS domain-containing protein, which translates to MTDATAHGFQLDTGTPGTLGVRGELSFDTAAAALQAIQSALTGGSVSHLDLAGVRHSDSAGLACVLAVAAEAARRGQALQVVHMPAGMQALAQVCEVDRLIA; encoded by the coding sequence GTGACGGATGCGACCGCACACGGGTTCCAGCTGGACACCGGCACGCCCGGCACCCTGGGCGTGCGCGGCGAGCTGAGCTTCGACACCGCGGCAGCGGCGTTGCAGGCGATCCAGTCCGCGCTGACTGGCGGCTCCGTGTCGCATCTTGACCTGGCCGGCGTGCGCCACAGTGACAGCGCCGGGCTCGCCTGCGTGCTGGCGGTTGCGGCGGAGGCTGCCCGACGTGGACAGGCGTTGCAGGTCGTGCATATGCCGGCCGGCATGCAGGCGCTGGCGCAGGTATGCGAGGTCGATCGCCTGATCGCCTGA
- a CDS encoding MlaA family lipoprotein, whose protein sequence is MPSPLRFSKLSRWLPVLAITLLAGCTIAKPRTDDPLEKYNRGAYKFNDAVDQAVIRPVALGYRKVTNPPVRRSFSDFFTNIRMPVTVANDLLQARPKQALQSTGRFLVNLTLGIGGFFDPASQLGLPIEDNDFGITLARWGAPEGDFLMLPFFGPSTARDIWRLPVDSYFFDPLTLYANNHHYNGLQYLPQAIYLVTLRSRAIDAEGFLQSAYDPYVFIRDAYRQQRLYKIYDGNPPVEIIQQMQGLDEKNFDPEELLDQQHQWENKHPDQATKQP, encoded by the coding sequence ATGCCCTCCCCGCTTCGATTTTCCAAGTTGAGCCGCTGGTTGCCCGTGCTCGCGATCACGTTGCTGGCCGGCTGCACCATTGCCAAGCCGCGCACCGACGACCCGCTGGAGAAATACAACCGCGGCGCCTACAAATTCAACGACGCGGTGGACCAGGCGGTGATCCGCCCGGTCGCGCTGGGCTACCGCAAGGTGACCAACCCGCCGGTACGCCGCTCGTTCAGCGACTTCTTCACCAATATCCGCATGCCGGTCACGGTCGCCAACGACCTGCTGCAGGCGCGCCCGAAGCAGGCACTGCAGAGTACCGGCCGCTTCCTGGTGAACCTGACCCTGGGCATCGGCGGCTTCTTCGACCCGGCCAGCCAGCTCGGCCTGCCGATCGAAGACAACGACTTCGGCATCACCCTGGCGCGCTGGGGCGCCCCGGAAGGCGACTTCCTGATGCTGCCGTTCTTCGGACCCAGCACGGCGCGCGACATCTGGCGCCTGCCGGTCGACAGCTACTTCTTCGATCCGTTGACCCTGTACGCGAACAACCACCACTACAACGGCCTGCAATACCTGCCGCAGGCGATCTATCTGGTGACCTTGCGTTCGCGCGCGATCGACGCGGAGGGCTTCCTGCAATCCGCCTACGATCCCTACGTGTTCATCCGCGATGCCTACCGCCAGCAGCGCCTGTACAAGATCTACGACGGCAACCCGCCGGTCGAGATCATCCAGCAGATGCAGGGCCTGGACGAGAAGAACTTCGACCCCGAAGAGCTGCTGGACCAGCAGCACCAGTGGGAAAACAAGCATCCGGACCAAGCCACCAAGCAGCCATAG
- the rpoZ gene encoding DNA-directed RNA polymerase subunit omega, with the protein MARITVEDCLEVVDNRFELVLMATKRARQLEKGAEPAVNPDHDKPTVLALREIAARRIDQATIDQIDKAERERAEREALEWAAAEVDDDLSKGGDD; encoded by the coding sequence ATGGCACGTATTACCGTGGAGGACTGCCTCGAGGTGGTCGACAACCGTTTCGAGCTGGTATTGATGGCGACCAAGCGCGCGCGCCAGCTGGAAAAGGGCGCCGAGCCGGCCGTCAACCCCGATCATGACAAGCCGACCGTGCTGGCCCTGCGCGAGATCGCCGCCCGCCGCATCGACCAGGCCACGATCGACCAGATCGACAAGGCCGAGCGCGAGCGCGCCGAGCGCGAGGCGCTGGAGTGGGCCGCGGCCGAGGTCGACGACGACCTGTCCAAGGGCGGCGACGACTGA
- a CDS encoding RelA/SpoT family protein yields the protein MTAATHPATVDLSALPPYALALKERIAYLPDVQVDRVLRAFQIGAQAHAGQERKSGEPYITHPVAVAGILAELGLDAETIIAAILHDTLEDTELSRETLAVEFGEVVAELVDGVTKLDKMRFGTRQEADAESFRKMLLAMARDIRVILIKLADRLHNMRTLGAKDAPSRRRIARETLEIYAPIAQRLGMNKFKAELQDLGFRALYPDRYRVISERIRAALGNRREAMGKIEAALSTRLAADHLPARVVGRIKSPWSIYSKMHGDHKSFAQLMDVYGFRVVVDSAMSCYMALGVVHALYKPVDRRFKDFIAIPKANGYQSLHTVLLGPFGAPIEVQIRTAEMDSVAERGVAAHWAYKTDSGPANSAQARAREWLSSLVDSSANTVSSSEFIENVKIDLFPDEVYLFTPRGDILSLPRNATALDFAYAVHTDVGDHAVAARVDKKLLPLRAKLESGQLVEIITAPSAVPNPAWLEVVVTGKARTAIRQYLKHLQHEDAVDFGHRMLDRALDAQGSSLDGIPPAVLDRFLETSKLKRLEELLSDIALGNRMPDVVASQLLASRGRKAGKPQASAHAHEKIRITGAERGVLSFANCCHPLPGDDIIGYLSSGKGIVVHREECPNVVELRKSPERCVAIEWDRDVQGDYRAELRIEVINRPGVLATVAAAIAAADSNIENVEYVERDSAAATLLFAMEVKSRKHLADVIRRVRRTGVVSGAYRYPL from the coding sequence ATGACTGCGGCCACTCACCCCGCCACGGTCGACCTGTCCGCGCTGCCGCCGTACGCGTTGGCCCTGAAAGAACGTATTGCCTACCTGCCCGACGTGCAGGTTGATCGCGTGCTGCGCGCGTTCCAGATCGGCGCGCAGGCGCACGCCGGCCAGGAGCGCAAGAGTGGCGAGCCGTACATCACCCACCCGGTGGCGGTGGCCGGCATCCTGGCCGAACTCGGGCTGGATGCCGAGACGATCATCGCGGCGATCCTGCACGACACCCTGGAAGACACCGAACTCAGCCGCGAGACGCTGGCCGTCGAGTTCGGCGAGGTGGTGGCTGAACTGGTCGACGGCGTCACCAAGCTGGACAAGATGCGTTTCGGCACGCGCCAGGAAGCCGACGCGGAAAGCTTCCGCAAGATGCTGCTGGCGATGGCGCGCGACATCCGCGTGATCCTGATCAAGCTGGCCGACCGCCTGCACAACATGCGCACGCTGGGCGCCAAGGACGCGCCGTCGCGCCGCCGCATCGCGCGCGAGACGCTGGAGATCTACGCGCCGATCGCGCAGCGCCTGGGCATGAACAAGTTCAAGGCGGAGCTGCAGGACCTGGGCTTCCGCGCGCTGTATCCGGACCGCTACCGGGTGATCAGCGAGCGCATCCGCGCCGCGCTGGGCAACCGGCGCGAGGCGATGGGCAAGATCGAGGCGGCGCTGTCTACGCGGCTGGCCGCCGACCACCTGCCGGCCCGCGTGGTCGGCCGGATCAAGTCGCCGTGGAGCATCTATTCGAAGATGCACGGCGACCACAAGAGCTTCGCGCAATTGATGGACGTCTACGGCTTCCGCGTGGTCGTCGACAGCGCGATGAGCTGCTACATGGCGCTGGGCGTGGTGCACGCGCTGTACAAGCCGGTCGATCGCCGCTTCAAGGATTTCATCGCGATCCCCAAGGCGAACGGCTACCAGTCGCTGCACACCGTGCTGCTGGGGCCGTTCGGCGCGCCGATCGAGGTGCAGATCCGCACCGCCGAGATGGATTCGGTGGCTGAGCGCGGTGTGGCCGCGCACTGGGCCTACAAGACCGACTCGGGCCCGGCCAACAGCGCACAGGCGCGGGCGCGCGAGTGGCTGTCGTCGCTGGTCGACAGCTCGGCAAACACCGTGTCGTCGTCGGAGTTCATCGAGAACGTCAAGATCGACCTGTTCCCTGACGAGGTCTATCTGTTCACCCCGCGCGGCGACATCCTGTCGCTACCGCGCAACGCCACTGCGCTAGATTTCGCCTACGCGGTGCACACCGACGTAGGTGACCACGCGGTGGCCGCGCGCGTCGACAAGAAACTGCTGCCGCTGCGCGCAAAACTTGAGTCGGGCCAGCTGGTGGAGATCATCACCGCGCCGTCGGCGGTGCCGAACCCGGCCTGGCTGGAAGTGGTGGTCACCGGCAAGGCGCGCACCGCGATCCGCCAGTACCTGAAACACCTGCAGCACGAGGATGCGGTGGACTTCGGCCACCGCATGCTCGACCGCGCGCTGGACGCGCAGGGCAGCAGCCTGGACGGCATCCCGCCGGCGGTGCTGGACCGCTTCCTGGAAACCTCCAAGCTGAAGCGGCTGGAGGAACTGCTGTCCGATATCGCGCTGGGCAACCGCATGCCCGACGTGGTCGCCAGCCAGCTGCTGGCGTCGCGCGGGCGGAAAGCCGGCAAGCCGCAGGCGTCGGCGCACGCGCACGAGAAGATCCGCATCACCGGCGCCGAGCGCGGCGTGCTCAGCTTCGCCAACTGCTGCCATCCGCTGCCGGGCGATGACATCATCGGCTACCTGTCCTCGGGCAAGGGCATCGTGGTGCATCGCGAGGAATGCCCGAACGTGGTCGAGCTGCGCAAGTCGCCCGAGCGCTGCGTGGCGATCGAGTGGGACCGCGACGTGCAGGGCGACTACCGCGCCGAGCTGCGCATCGAGGTGATCAACCGCCCCGGCGTGCTGGCCACCGTGGCTGCCGCGATCGCCGCCGCCGACTCGAACATCGAGAACGTGGAATACGTCGAGCGCGATTCCGCCGCCGCGACCTTGCTGTTCGCGATGGAAGTGAAGAGCCGCAAGCACCTGGCCGACGTGATCCGCCGCGTGCGCCGCACCGGCGTGGTCAGCGGCGCGTATCGCTATCCGCTGTAG
- a CDS encoding RidA family protein, whose product MSSSIISTEKAPAAIGPYSQAVRAGHTVYFSGQIPLDPATGALVEGDITAQTRRVFDNLTAVAAAAGGSLAQIVRVGIYVTDLANFAAVNAVMAEYFQQPYPARSTIEVSGLPKAAQVEVDAVMVLD is encoded by the coding sequence ATGTCCAGCAGCATCATCTCCACCGAGAAAGCCCCCGCCGCGATCGGCCCGTATTCGCAGGCCGTGCGCGCCGGCCATACCGTGTACTTCTCCGGCCAGATTCCGCTGGATCCGGCCACCGGCGCGCTGGTCGAGGGCGACATCACGGCGCAGACGCGGCGCGTGTTCGACAACCTCACCGCCGTGGCGGCGGCTGCCGGCGGTTCGCTGGCACAGATCGTGCGCGTGGGCATCTATGTCACCGACCTGGCGAACTTCGCCGCGGTCAATGCGGTGATGGCCGAGTACTTCCAGCAGCCGTATCCGGCACGCTCCACCATCGAGGTGTCCGGTCTGCCGAAGGCGGCGCAGGTCGAGGTCGACGCGGTGATGGTCCTGGACTGA
- the recG gene encoding ATP-dependent DNA helicase RecG, whose translation MATRTARPASVVGADPGITPVGALPGVGPALAASLARLGLERVQGLWFHLPLRYEDRTRITAIADLRVGERAQVDGVVEAVERGFRYRPQLKVAIGDTSRQTLLLRFFHFNRAQAEQLLPGTRLLCYGEVRHGAQGLEMVHPNYQRLSGDAEAAVDELLSPVYPTTEGLGPKRLAGVIDKALALLPPAAQLELIPPALCAKHGLTSLRDALLYVHRPPPDAHLGQLMLGRHPAQQRLAFEELLTQHLSLRRMRAAVRQRRAPKLGDTGELRRRLLAGLPFRLTAAQQRVGEEVARDLAQPRPMLRLVQGDVGSGKTVVAALAALAAVESGHQVALMAPTELLAEQHLHNFRHWLQPLGIEVEWLAGKVTGKARQQALARVAEGAPVVVGTHALMQEGVAFARLGLVIVDEQHRFGVQQRLALRDKGRDGELVPHQLVLTATPIPRTLAMSAYADLDVSSIDELPPGRTPVQTIAISNARRIEVIERIHAACGEGRQVYWVCTLIEESEQLRAQAAEVAHAELSAALAGFRVGLIHGRMKPKEKQAVMDAFKAGELAVLVATTVIEVGVDVPNASLMVIENSERLGLAQLHQLRGRVGRGAVASNCVLLYQPPLGQLARERLQVMRDTSDGFRIAEKDLELRGPGEVLGTRQTGQLSFRIADLTRDAHLLPAVQQVGEHMLAEHPRQTTQLIERWIGAAARYAHA comes from the coding sequence ATGGCCACCCGCACCGCCCGTCCTGCTTCCGTTGTCGGCGCCGATCCGGGCATCACGCCGGTGGGCGCGCTGCCGGGTGTCGGCCCGGCGCTGGCCGCATCGCTGGCCCGGCTCGGGCTGGAGCGGGTGCAGGGCCTGTGGTTCCACCTGCCGCTGCGCTACGAGGACAGGACCCGGATCACCGCGATCGCCGACCTGCGGGTGGGGGAGCGGGCGCAGGTCGACGGCGTGGTCGAGGCGGTCGAGCGCGGCTTCCGCTATCGCCCGCAGCTGAAGGTGGCGATCGGCGACACCAGCCGGCAGACCTTGCTGCTGCGCTTCTTCCACTTCAACCGGGCGCAGGCAGAACAATTGCTGCCGGGCACGCGGCTGCTCTGCTACGGCGAAGTACGCCATGGCGCGCAGGGCCTGGAGATGGTGCACCCGAACTACCAGCGACTGAGCGGGGATGCGGAGGCTGCGGTCGACGAGTTGCTCAGCCCGGTCTATCCGACCACCGAAGGGTTGGGTCCGAAACGGCTGGCCGGGGTGATCGACAAGGCGCTGGCGCTGCTGCCGCCGGCTGCACAACTGGAACTGATCCCGCCCGCGCTGTGCGCGAAGCACGGACTCACCTCGCTGCGTGACGCGCTGCTGTACGTGCACCGGCCGCCGCCGGACGCGCACCTGGGCCAGCTCATGCTGGGCCGGCACCCGGCGCAGCAGCGGCTGGCGTTCGAGGAACTGCTGACCCAGCACCTCAGCCTGAGGCGCATGCGCGCGGCGGTGCGGCAGCGGCGTGCACCAAAGCTGGGTGACACCGGCGAGCTGCGCAGGCGGCTGCTGGCCGGGCTGCCGTTCCGGTTGACCGCCGCGCAGCAACGCGTCGGCGAGGAAGTCGCGCGCGACCTGGCACAGCCACGGCCAATGCTGCGGCTGGTGCAGGGCGACGTCGGCAGCGGCAAGACCGTGGTCGCCGCGCTGGCGGCACTGGCGGCGGTGGAATCGGGACATCAGGTTGCGCTGATGGCGCCGACCGAGCTGCTGGCCGAGCAGCACCTGCACAATTTCCGGCATTGGCTGCAGCCGCTCGGCATCGAGGTGGAATGGCTGGCCGGCAAGGTCACCGGCAAGGCACGCCAGCAGGCGCTGGCGCGGGTCGCCGAGGGTGCGCCGGTGGTGGTGGGCACGCATGCGCTGATGCAGGAGGGCGTGGCATTCGCGCGGCTCGGCCTGGTGATCGTCGACGAGCAGCACCGCTTCGGCGTGCAGCAACGGCTGGCCCTGCGCGACAAGGGCAGGGATGGCGAGCTGGTGCCGCACCAACTGGTGCTGACCGCCACGCCGATCCCGCGCACGCTGGCGATGAGTGCGTACGCCGACCTCGACGTCTCCTCGATCGACGAACTGCCGCCCGGGCGCACGCCGGTGCAGACCATCGCGATCTCGAATGCGCGGCGGATCGAGGTGATCGAGCGCATCCACGCCGCCTGCGGCGAAGGGCGGCAGGTGTACTGGGTATGCACCCTGATCGAGGAATCCGAGCAGCTGCGCGCGCAGGCGGCCGAAGTGGCGCACGCGGAACTCTCCGCGGCGCTAGCCGGCTTCAGGGTCGGCCTGATCCACGGCCGCATGAAGCCGAAGGAAAAGCAGGCGGTGATGGACGCATTCAAGGCCGGCGAACTGGCCGTGCTGGTGGCGACCACGGTGATCGAGGTCGGCGTGGACGTGCCCAACGCCAGCCTGATGGTGATCGAGAACAGCGAGCGGCTGGGGCTGGCCCAGCTGCACCAGCTGCGCGGGCGGGTCGGCCGCGGCGCGGTCGCCTCCAACTGTGTGCTGCTGTACCAGCCGCCGCTGGGCCAGCTGGCGCGCGAGCGGCTGCAGGTGATGCGCGACACCAGCGACGGTTTCCGCATCGCCGAGAAGGATCTGGAACTGCGCGGTCCGGGCGAGGTGCTGGGTACCCGCCAGACCGGCCAGCTCAGCTTCCGCATCGCCGACCTCACCCGCGACGCGCACCTGCTGCCGGCGGTGCAGCAGGTCGGCGAACACATGCTGGCCGAACACCCGCGGCAGACCACGCAGCTGATCGAGCGCTGGATCGGCGCCGCGGCGCGCTACGCGCATGCGTAA
- a CDS encoding nucleoside hydrolase: MSKPQLLIDTDPGVDDALAILMAYAHADIAGLSIAAGNVGLGHTVRNARTLVDLAGAVTPVFAGCAVPLVRAADEDAAFVHGQDGFGDVGFAEPAAPLADEPAALALLRLTRERPGELTLVALGPLTNLALALRLDPRLPERVARLVVMGGAVTGHGNTGKVPAEFNIGFDPEAAHVVFEAFPAFDLVDWEATLRHAFDDAEFDRWLAAGDRRADFFGRIVATARRYNAKHDRHGLVAADALAMAVALDPSIVTRRETLAVAVELDGRLTRGATVVDWKGRLGRPAQANIVLEVDQSRFAAMVRRALGVPD, translated from the coding sequence ATGAGCAAGCCGCAACTCCTGATCGATACCGACCCCGGCGTCGATGACGCCCTGGCCATCCTGATGGCCTACGCCCACGCCGACATCGCCGGCCTCAGCATCGCCGCCGGCAACGTGGGCCTGGGCCATACCGTGCGCAACGCGCGCACCCTGGTCGACCTGGCCGGTGCGGTGACGCCGGTGTTCGCCGGCTGCGCCGTGCCGCTGGTGCGTGCGGCGGACGAGGACGCCGCGTTCGTGCACGGCCAGGACGGTTTCGGCGACGTCGGCTTTGCCGAGCCGGCTGCGCCGTTGGCCGACGAACCGGCCGCGCTGGCCCTGCTCAGGCTGACCCGCGAGCGGCCGGGCGAGCTGACCCTGGTGGCGCTGGGGCCGCTGACCAACCTGGCGCTGGCGCTGCGGCTCGATCCCCGCTTGCCCGAGCGGGTGGCGCGACTCGTGGTGATGGGCGGCGCGGTCACCGGCCACGGCAATACCGGCAAGGTGCCGGCCGAATTCAACATCGGTTTCGATCCGGAGGCGGCGCACGTGGTGTTCGAGGCGTTCCCAGCATTCGACCTGGTCGACTGGGAAGCCACCCTGCGGCACGCATTCGATGATGCCGAATTCGATCGCTGGCTGGCAGCCGGCGACCGGCGCGCGGATTTCTTCGGCAGGATCGTGGCCACCGCGCGCCGCTACAATGCGAAGCATGATCGCCACGGGCTGGTCGCCGCCGACGCGTTGGCGATGGCAGTAGCGCTGGATCCGTCCATCGTGACCCGACGCGAGACCCTGGCGGTGGCGGTGGAACTGGACGGTCGCCTGACCCGCGGCGCCACCGTGGTCGACTGGAAGGGCCGTCTGGGCCGGCCGGCCCAGGCGAACATCGTGCTGGAAGTGGACCAGTCCCGCTTCGCCGCGATGGTGCGGCGTGCGCTGGGTGTACCGGATTGA
- a CDS encoding type B 50S ribosomal protein L31 — MKPDIHPNYIPVVFQDLSSDFAFLTKSTMSSKETIKWEDGNEYPLIKVDISSHSHPFYTGKQKTLDVGGRVDKFRRRYAGSVKE, encoded by the coding sequence ATGAAGCCTGATATCCATCCGAACTACATCCCGGTGGTGTTCCAGGACCTGTCGTCCGACTTCGCGTTCCTGACCAAGTCGACCATGTCCAGCAAGGAAACCATCAAGTGGGAAGACGGCAATGAGTACCCGCTGATCAAGGTGGATATCTCCAGCCATTCGCACCCGTTCTACACCGGCAAGCAGAAGACGCTGGACGTCGGCGGTCGCGTCGACAAGTTCCGTCGCCGCTATGCGGGTTCCGTCAAGGAATAA
- a CDS encoding citrate synthase: MSDPKTVKLVDESSNRSSELPLVSGTLGPACIDIATLYKDTGHYTFDPGYGSTASTRSAITYIDGDQGVLLYRGYPIEQLAEHSSFLEVAYLLLNGELPKPAEFATFEHDVAHHTMLHESLKNFFQGFHHDAHPMAMLAAAVASLSAFYHDDLNVDDPADRKLAAIRLIAKMPTIAAACYRYSIGWPMRYPRNNLEYVDRFLHMMFEVPSEPLQMNPVAAKALDLLFILHADHEQNASTSTVRLVGSTGANPYASIAAGITALWGPAHGGANEAVLKQLQEIGTPDNVESAILRAKDKNDSFRLMGFGHRVYKNFDPRAKIIREMCHKVLAELGVNDPLLDVAMKLEEAALKDEYFVERKLYPNVDFYSGIIYKALGIPTEMFTVMFAIARTAGWIAHWIEQHETPGSRIGRPRQVYTGAGVRDYVATAKR; the protein is encoded by the coding sequence GTGTCCGATCCCAAGACCGTCAAGCTGGTGGATGAGTCGAGCAACCGCAGCAGCGAACTGCCGCTGGTCAGCGGCACGCTCGGCCCGGCGTGCATCGACATCGCCACGCTGTACAAGGACACCGGCCACTACACTTTCGACCCCGGCTACGGCTCGACCGCCAGCACCAGGAGCGCGATCACCTATATCGACGGCGACCAGGGCGTGCTGCTGTACCGCGGCTATCCGATCGAGCAGCTGGCGGAACACTCCAGTTTCCTCGAAGTGGCCTACCTGCTGCTCAACGGCGAGCTGCCGAAGCCGGCCGAGTTCGCCACCTTCGAGCACGACGTCGCGCATCACACGATGCTGCATGAGTCGCTGAAGAACTTCTTCCAGGGCTTCCACCACGACGCGCATCCGATGGCGATGCTGGCCGCCGCGGTGGCCTCGCTGTCGGCGTTCTACCACGATGACCTCAACGTCGATGATCCGGCCGACCGCAAGCTCGCCGCGATCCGCCTGATCGCCAAGATGCCGACCATCGCCGCCGCCTGCTACCGCTATTCGATCGGCTGGCCGATGCGCTATCCGCGCAACAACCTGGAATACGTCGACCGCTTCCTGCACATGATGTTCGAGGTGCCGAGCGAGCCGCTGCAGATGAACCCGGTCGCGGCCAAGGCGCTGGACCTGCTGTTCATCCTGCACGCCGACCACGAGCAGAACGCCTCCACCTCGACCGTGCGCCTGGTCGGCTCCACCGGCGCGAACCCGTATGCGTCGATCGCCGCCGGCATCACCGCGCTGTGGGGTCCTGCGCATGGCGGCGCCAACGAGGCGGTGCTCAAGCAGCTGCAGGAGATCGGCACGCCGGACAACGTCGAGTCGGCGATCCTGCGCGCGAAGGACAAGAACGACAGCTTCCGCCTGATGGGCTTCGGCCACCGCGTGTACAAGAACTTCGACCCGCGCGCGAAGATCATCCGCGAGATGTGCCACAAGGTGTTGGCCGAGCTGGGCGTCAACGACCCGCTGCTGGACGTGGCGATGAAGCTGGAAGAGGCGGCGCTGAAGGACGAGTATTTCGTCGAGCGCAAGCTGTACCCGAACGTCGACTTCTACTCCGGCATCATCTACAAGGCGCTGGGCATCCCGACCGAGATGTTCACCGTGATGTTCGCCATCGCGCGCACCGCCGGCTGGATCGCGCACTGGATCGAGCAGCACGAAACACCCGGATCGCGCATCGGCCGCCCGCGCCAGGTCTATACCGGCGCCGGCGTGCGCGACTACGTGGCGACCGCGAAGCGCTGA